A part of Capsicum annuum cultivar UCD-10X-F1 chromosome 6, UCD10Xv1.1, whole genome shotgun sequence genomic DNA contains:
- the LOC124899455 gene encoding putative 1-phosphatidylinositol-3-phosphate 5-kinase FAB1D: protein MPTRYSKPRLLLIQGALGLSSSELSAFNSLLQESNRVKSIIHMVEMYEPDVVLVEKSVYRDIQEYALLKGLTLVLDIKQHRLERVAQYTGSPIISSELLESQKLKQCDSFHFEKFLEEHTSSGDSGKTPSKTLMFIRDGSNRLGCTILLMGAHSDELKKVKYVVRCAVTMAYNLLIETTFLLDQKAMFSSSPPSQVVNLIVTDGDLSVSSGKQILRTNEELYAETSSPFVKDALISSSVLGEIRHNIDEEGDSLLFKPNNPEDDGVNDVHISHAQEVANQIDLEQEGTFPDNEKRPEKEQLHCPLVRAEESLEIPEDEGHKMDAMISSLDWGSILVMKSTCNAKRGTKCEHNALRIRLYQVFDIPLGRFLQDNLLNQTHQCWTCGESPEGHIFSYAHQGKLLTIQVRSLPLHKGLPGESEGKLWMWSRCKCIFQNEGSKNSKRVLLSSRSRDLSFGKFLQLSFSNPSLFSRQPDCSHPFHRDFHYFFGYDQSRSNL from the exons ATGCCTACGAGGTATAGCAAGCCTAGATTGTTGTTGATTCAGGGTGCACTTGGTCTCTCTTCAAGTGAATTGTCAGCATTTAATTCACTGCTTCAG GAGAGCAATAGAGTAAAGTCTATCATTCACATGGTAGAAATGTACGAACCAGATGTTGTTTTAGTGGAGAAATCTGTTTATCGTGACATACAGGAGTATGCTCTTCTTAAAGGATTGACACTAGTATTGGATATCAAGCAACATCGACTGGAGAGAGTTGCTCAATACACAGGCTCACCAATCATATCTTCTGAACTATTGGAAAGCCAAAAGCTCAAGCAGTGTGATTCCTTTCATTTTGAGAAGTTCCTAGAAGAACATACCTCTTCTGGTGATAGTGGGAAAACGCCTAGCAAAACACTGATGTTTATCAGGGACGGTTCTAATCGTCTTGGATGTACA ATTTTGTTAATGGGAGCTCACAGCGATGAATTAAAGAAAGTTAAATATGTGGTCCGGTGTGCAGTCACCATGGCATATAATTTACTTATTGAGACTACTTTCCTTCTAGATCAAAAAGCGATGTTCTCAAGTAGTCCCCCTAGCCAAGTTGTGAATCTAATAGTCACTGATGGAGATCTATCTGTTAGTTCAGGGAAACAAATCCTTCGTACTAATGAGGAACTTTATGCTGAGACCAGTTCACCCTTTGTTAAAGATGCTCTAATTTCCAGTAGTGTTCTTGGTGAAATAAGGCATAACATAGATGAAGAAGGTGATTCTCTATTGTTTAAGCCAAACAATCCAGAAGATGACGGCGTAAATGATGTTCACATTTCTCATGCACAAGAGGTGGCTAATCAAATTGATCTAGAACAGGAGGGCACTTTTCCTGACAATGAGAAGAGACCTGAAAAGGAACAACTACATTGTCCATTAGTGAGGGCAGAAGAGTCTCTGGAAATTCCTGAAGACGAAGGACATAAGATGGATGCCATGATATCATCATTAGATTGGGGGAGTATTTTAGTGATGAAGTCCACTTGCAATGCGAAAAGAGGCACTAAGTGTGAGCATAATGCTCTCAGAATCAGGCTCTATCAAGTTTTTGATATTCCCCTTGGTAGGTTCTTGCAAGATAATTTGCTAAATCAG ACCCACCAGTGCTGGACCTGCGGTGAATCCCCTGAAGGTCATATCTTCAGTTATGCACATCAAGGGAAGCTACTCACTATTCAAGTTCGTTCTCTTCCATTACACAAGGGCCTTCCAGGTGAAAGTGAAGGGAAACTTTGGATGTGGAGTCGTTGTAAATGCATATTCCAGAACGAaggctcaaaaaattcaaaaagagtttTACTGTCCAGTAGATCCCGCGATTTGTCATTTGGAAAATTTTTGCAGCTCAGTTTCTCAAACCCCTCTTTGTTTAGTAGACAGCCTGACTGCAGTCACCCCTTCCACAGAGATTTCCACTACTTCTTCGGGTATGACCAAAGTCGTTCCAATttataa
- the LOC107874420 gene encoding putative 1-phosphatidylinositol-3-phosphate 5-kinase FAB1D produces MCRLGSVVAVFKYSTFTLYSVSLPPVKLEFSSLTKGESKDCEDIYMKGIMMFLDLEKALKAIESRCNKTTLNFQGSTLEFSEVEKMLKEERFQFEIDIQNSAKQEAVYKALSLNRIRLELLLEWCVWDHRLHSLFSSDCRVTDPKTTDQKYEALAAIKTMKHKEQQDKESAQKDAKWEGVSLERDAVVVSYFDPQRSRSLSAMLSKIEYDKGWWTPFPEIRRKYMKNLLRGHLTRLGSLATHDTETIACELTTDDDGKLHIPLDSDNYIVSDYEDEFSCIIACALALLKNLPVASQDLEAESCSSRNLPVKHKYSVICPYAAQFLHLRERCCRSEVNFIASLSRCRVWDPETNPLFAKTLDDRFIVKEIKTGDFESFLKFAPSYFDYMYQCIDEGKETCLVKVLGIYQVMVRSPKCGEETTHDLVVMENLSFGKTITKKYELKGTLHGRLSSAENGAEGILQDQNFVNDMNLYPIYVAKGAKRKLQRALWNDTTFLNSINVMDYSLFVGMATESNELLCGIIDYLTQYTWDKQLLNWFKSSIVVSQNVLDPVVISPKEYKKRFRKFIDTYVPTILDQN; encoded by the exons ATGTGCAGATTAGGATCTGTGGTCGCCGTGTTCAAGTACTCAACTTTTACTTTATATTCCGTGTCTCTTCCACCTGTGAAACTGGAGTTTAGCAGTTTGACCAAAGGAGAGTCTAAGGATTGTGAAGAT ATTTACATGAAAGGGATTATGATGTTTCTCGATTTGGAGAAAGCTTTAAAGGCAATTGAGTCCCGTTGTAATAAAACAACGCTGAattttcaagggtcaactttggaATTCTCTGAAGTTGAGAAAATGTTGAAGGAAGAGAGATTTCAATTTGAG ATTGATATTCAGAATTCAGCGAAACAGGAGGCTGTCTATAAAGCTCTGAGCCTCAACAGAATACGGCTAGAGCTTCTGCTTGAGTGGTGTGTGTGGGATCACCGTCTTCATTCACTGTTCTCATCTGACTGTAGAGTTACTGATCCCAAAACCACTGACCAAAAGTATGAGGCACTGGCGGCTATTAAGACCATGAAGCACAAGGAGCAACAAGACAAGGAGAGTGCTCAAAAAGATGCTAAGTGGGAAGGAGTGAGTCTGGAAAGAG ATGCTGTAGTTGTCAGCTATTTTGATCCTCAAAGGAGTAGATCCCTCTCAGCAATGTTATCCAAAATAGAATACGACAAAGGGTGGTGGACTCCTTTCCCAGAAATTCGACGTAAATACATGAAGAATCTTTTGAGAGGTCATTTAACAAGATTAGGTTCTCTCGCAACTCATGACACAGAAACTATAGCTTGTGAACTCACTACTGATGATGATGGAAAGCTCCATATTCCCCTTGACAGTGATAATTATATCGTGTCGGATTATGAAGATGAATTTTCGTGCATAATTGCTTGTGCATTGGCATTGTTGAAAAATTTGCCTGTTGCAAGTCAAGATCTTGAAGCTGAATCATGCTCATCAAGGAATTTGCCTGTGAAGCATAAATACTCAGTAATCTGTCCCTATGCGGCCCAATTTCTTCATCTACGAGAGAGGTGTTGCCGTTCTGAAGTTAATTTTATTGCTTCCTTAAGTAGGTGTAGGGTCTGGGATCCAGAAACTAATCCATTATTCGCCAAAACTCTTGATGATCGGTTCATAGTAAAGGAAATTAAGACGGGTGATTTTGAGTCATTCTTGAAGTTTGCTCCTAGTTATTTTGATTACATGTATCAGTGCATAGACGAAGGGAAGGAAACCTGCCTTGTAAAAGTTCTTGGCATTTATCAG GTCATGGTAAGATCACCAAAATGCGGGGAAGAGACAACCCACGATCTCGTGGTGATGGAGAACCTTTCTTTTGGAAAAACTATTACGaaaaaatatgaactgaaaggcacTTTGCATGGTCGACTTAGTTCAGCTGAAAATGGTGCTGAAGGCATTCTTCAGGACCAAAACTTTGTGAATGATATGAACCTTTATCCTATATACGTTGCTAAGGGTGCAAAAAGGAAATTGCAAAGAGCTCTATGGAATGACACTACTTTCCTCAAT TCAATCAATGTGATGGATTATTCTCTATTTGTGGGAATGGCTACTGAGAGCAATGAACTTCTTTGTGGCATAATTGACTATCTAACACAGTATACCTGGGACAAACAACTCCTGAATTGGTTCAAATCCTCAATTGTGGTTTCCCAGAATGTACTTGACCCTGTTGTCATCTCCCCCAAGGAGTATAAAAAGAGATTTAGGAAGTTCATCGACACATATGTTCCTACTATTCTAGATCAGAATTGA